In one Juglans regia cultivar Chandler chromosome 11, Walnut 2.0, whole genome shotgun sequence genomic region, the following are encoded:
- the LOC118343854 gene encoding putative receptor-like protein kinase At3g47110 has translation MNKLEGDVPQELGKLENLEILYFHSNDLGGGSDNSSLSFLTALTNCSLLKKLNFASCLFAGNLPASIGALSKEFYYFNLLNNRITGEIPGSIGNLSSLVHLTLWGNFLDGRIPTTFGKLQQLQRLDLGTNGLSGPIPEDMGNMDNLGLLDVSDNLISGSIPSTLGNLSELRYLCLETAYQESFPSNSPDVLA, from the coding sequence ATGAACAAATTAGAGGGTGACGTTCCACAAGAGTTGGGGAAGTTAGAGAACCTTGAGATTCTCTACTTTCATAGCAATGACCTGGGAGGCGGCTCTGACAACTCTTCCCTCAGTTTCTTAACAGCACTTACAAACTGTTCATTGCTAAAAAAACTGAACTTTGCTTCATGTTTGTTCGCCGGAAATCTACCGGCTTCTATTGGTGCTCTTTCGAAAGAATTTTATTACTTCAATCTCTTGAATAACCGTATTACAGGAGAGATACCAGGAAGTATTGGGAACTTGAGCAGCCTTGTGCACTTAACTCTGTGGGGCAACTTTTTGGATGGAAGAATACCTACAACATTCGGAAAGCTTCAGCAGTTGCAAAGGTTAGACTTGGGAACAAACGGACTTTCTGGGCCAATTCCCGAGGACATGGGAAACATGGATAATCTTGGTTTGCTGGATGTGAGTGATAACTTGATTAGCGGGTCGATTCCCTCTACACTTGGTAATCTCTCTGAACTGAGATATCTTTGTCTGGAAACCGCCTATCAGGAAAGCTTCCCCTCGAACTCACCCGATGTTCTCGCATGA
- the LOC118343853 gene encoding putative receptor-like protein kinase At3g47110, giving the protein MECNKVTAVILFISLISHVLTSAASESVCGDVTDCQALLKFKEAITSDPRGYLQAWNKANSFCNWTGITCHPHLQNRVIALELIDMGLQGVISSFLSNLSLLTSLSLYRNRFHGEIPSALGRLPNLVYLNLSTNLLESEIPDLLQGCQSLEILDLSSNYLSGIPEELCSMKNLMHLNLAVNNLTGDMPSFLSKLTQLIE; this is encoded by the coding sequence atggaatgCAATAAGGTAACAGCAGTAATATTGTTCATCTCACTCATCTCACATGTTCTGACATCAGCAGCATCTGAATCTGTCTGTGGAGATGTCACTGATTGCCAAGCTCTTCTAAAATTCAAGGAAGCCATAACAAGTGATCCAAGAGGTTATCTCCAAGCTTGGAATAAAGCCAATTCCTTCTGCAACTGGACAGGGATTACATGCCATCCACATCTCCAAAACCGGGTCATAGCTCTTGAGCTTATTGACATGGGCTTACAAGGAGTTATTTCATCATTCCTATCCAATCTTTCCCTTCTCACCAGCCTTTCTTTATACAGAAACCGCTTCCATGGAGAAATTCCATCTGCTTTGGGAAGGCTTCCAAATTTAGTATATTTGAATCTGAGCACAAACCTTCTTGAGAGTGAAATCCCAGACTTACTACAAGGCTGTCAAAGTTTGGAAATCTTAGACTTGAGTAGCAACTATCTATCTGGAATTCCTGAAGAACTTTGCTCGATGAAGAACCTGATGCACTTGAATCTCGCTGTAAACAACCTCACCGGAGACATGCCGTCGTTTCTGTCAAAGCTGACACAGCTAATAGAATGA